A DNA window from Vigna angularis cultivar LongXiaoDou No.4 chromosome 1, ASM1680809v1, whole genome shotgun sequence contains the following coding sequences:
- the LOC108323873 gene encoding serine hydroxymethyltransferase 4, whose amino-acid sequence MDPVSVWGNAPLVTVDPEIHDLIEKEKRRQCRGIELIASENFTSFAVIEALGSALTNKYSEGMPGNRYYGGNEFIDEIENLCRSRALTAFHLDAQSWGVNVQPYSGSPANFAAYTAVLNPHDRIMGLDLPSGGHLTHGYYTSGGKKISATSIYFESLPYKVNSTTGFIDYDRLEEKALDFRPKMIICGGSAYPRDWDYKRFRAIADMCGALLLCDMAHISGLVAAQEANNPFEFCDIVTTTTHKSLRGPRAGMIFYRKGPKPPKKGQPENAVYEFEDKINFAVFPSLQGGPHNHQIGALAVALKQAATPGFKAYAKQVKANAAALGKFLMGKGYSLVTGGTENHLVLWDLRPLGLTGNKVEKLCDLCNITVNKNAVFGDSSALAPGGVRIGAPAMTSRGLVEKDFEQIGEFLHRAVTLTLDIQKEYGKLLKEFSKGLVDNKAIEDLKSDVEKFSAAYGMPGFLVSEMKYKN is encoded by the exons ATGGATCCTGTGAGCGTGTGGGGGAACGCGCCTTTGGTGACGGTGGATCCCGAGATCCACGACCTGATCGAAAAGGAGAAGCGTCGCCAGTGCCGCGGAATTGAGCTGATCGCATCGGAGAATTTCACCTCCTTCGCGGTGATCGAGGCCCTGGGAAGCGCCCTCACCAACAAATACTCAGAAGGCATGCCGGGAAATCGCTACTACGGCGGCAACGAGTTCATTGACGAGATCGAAAACCTGTGTCGCTCACGCGCCCTCACCGCCTTCCACCTCGATGCCCAATCGTGGGGGGTCAATGTGCAGCCCTACTCGGGCTCCCCGGCCAACTTCGCCGCGTACACGGCGGTGCTGAACCCCCACGACCGCATCATGGGGCTGGATCTGCCCTCTGGCGGTCACCTCACCCACGGGTACTACACCTCCGGCGGGAAGAAGATCTCTGCCACCTCAATATACTTCGAGAGCCTCCCGTACAAGGTGAACTCCACCACGGGGTTCATTGACTACGACCGATTGGAGGAGAAGGCGCTGGACTTCAGGCCCAAGATGATAATCTGCGGCGGAAGCGCCTACCCTCGCGACTGGGACTACAAACGCTTCCGGGCAATCGCGGACATGTGCGGCGCACTGCTCCTCTGCGACATGGCGCACATTAGTGGCCTTGTGGCCGCGCAGGAAGCGAACAACCCCTTCGAATTTTGCGACATTGTCACCACCACGACGCATAAGAGCTTGCGCGGTCCCAGGGCGGGCATGATCTTCTACCGGAAGGGTCCGAAGCCGCCCAAGAAGGGGCAGCCAGAGAACGCCGTTTATGAATTCGAGGACAAAATCAACTTCGCCGTTTTCCCTTCTCTCCAGGGTGGTCCTCACAACCACCAGATTGGGGCCCTCGCCGTGGCACTGAAACAGGCCGCGACGCCTGGGTTCAAGGCCTACGCCAAGCAGGTGAAGGCCAACGCCGCTGCGCTCGGCAAGTTCTTGATGGGGAAAGGGTACAGTCTCGTCACCGGTGGAACGGAGAACCATCTTGTCTTGTGGGATCTCAGACCTCTTGGATTGACTG GGAACAAGGTGGAGAAACTTTGTGATCTCTGCAACATTACCGTCAATAAGAATGCTGTTTTTGGTGACAGCAGTGCGTTGGCCCCCGGGGGTGTACGAATTG GTGCCCCTGCCATGACTTCTAGGGGTTTGGTTGAAAAGGACTTTGAGCAGATTGGTGAGTTCCTTCACCGTGCCGTGACTCTCACACTAGATATCCAGAAGGAATATGGCAAACTTCTAAAGGAGTTCAGCAAGGGCCTCGTCGACAACAAGGCTATTGAAGATCTCAAATCTGATGTTGAGAAGTTCTCTGCCGCGTATGGCATGCCCGGTTTCCTGGTATCTGAAATGAAGTACAAGAATTAG